Genomic segment of Candidatus Binatus sp.:
AGCAGCAGGCGCGGATTGTTCATGAACGCCTTGCAGAGACCGACCCGCGTGTTTTCCCCCGACGACAATCTCGCGATCGGCTTCTTGCGCAGCTCGGTGATGCCGAACAGCTCGAGCATCTCGTCGATTCGTTCGCGCGGATTGGGCACCGCGTAGAGCCGTGCAAAAATTTTCAGGTTCTCCATCACCGTCAGCCGATAAGGAAACGCGACGTACGGCGACGTGAAATTCATCTGCGCGAGAATTTCCTCGCGATCGGTCGCGATCGACTTGCCGAAAATCTCGATCCGCCCCGAGCTCGGCGTGATCAAGCCCAGGATCATGTGAATCGTGGTGGTCTTGCCCGCGCCGTTGGGCCCGAGCAATCCAACGATTTCGCCCGCCTCGATTTGGAAGGAGACATTTTCGACGGCGGTGAAGCCGCGAAAGGACTTCGTGAGATTTTCCACTTTTACCAGCATCGCCTTGCCTGCTTTCGACTTGTCGTCGCGAAATAAAAAAAACGGCCACGGATGATTCATTCACCCGTGGCCGCCTGAACTCGTTTGTTGATCTATCAGCTAGTCAAAACTCGATGTTCGAGCACACTCCCACGGGACGATTGCCCCGGTTTCTTTCTAGTTTGTTAAACATCGTGAGGGTGTCTTTGCTAACGCCGAAGCGGTAAATCTAGCAGAGTGGCGCGCATCAGGCCATACCGGATAAGTTCGCCAGCAACACACCGTCGGCCTGACTCGCTCGTGCGGCGTGCCGAAAAAAGGCCGGGCGGGGGACCGTCCGGCCTTTGCGATTCAATCTAAGCTCGCGATCGTTTCAGGCGCTGGCGCGCGGCACCGGCTGCGGCCCGCGAATCAGCTTGCCCGGCATCGCCTCGGTCGGCCTGCCGTCCTCGAACGTAACCTCGCCGCTTACCACCGTGAATTTGTAGCCGTCGGCGCGCTGGATCAGCCGGCGTCCGCCCGCTGGCAGATCGAACACCATCTGCGGCGGATGCAGCCGCAGACCTTCGAGATCGATCACATTCACGTCGGCCTTCATGCCCGCCGCGAGCACTCCGCGATCGTGCAGGCCGTAGAACTTCGCGGTGTCGCTGGTCTGGCGTTTGACCGCCAACTCGATCGGCAGGCGCTCGCCGCGGCTACGATCGCGCACCCAATGCGTCAGCAGATACGTCGGCATGCTCGCGTCGCAAATCAATCCGCAGTGCGCACCGCCGTCGCTCAGTCCGAGCGCTGTGATCGGATCGACCAGCATCTCGCGCAGTGCATCGAAGTTGTAGTCCGAGTAATTCGCGAACGGCATATAGAGCAGCTCGCGGCCGTTGCGCTCGAGCATCAGCTCGTAGGTGAGCTCTTGCGGAGTTTTTCCTTGACGCTCTGCGCGCGCCGCGACGCTGGTTTCGCGCTCGGGCTCGTAGTTCGGCGGATCGCCGAGCGCGAAGTATTTTGCGAAATTCGTGAGAAAGTAATTCGTCATGCGATCCTTGACGCCCGGTTGCTCGGCGAGGATTCGTGCGCGCATTTCGGGCTCGCGCATCTTCGCGACGCGCTCATCGATCGGCAGATGCGCAATCTCGCGATACGCGGGATGCGTGATGAACGGATGCAGCGAGCTCTCGAGGCCCATCAGCATCCCGGTCGGACGTCCGGGAATCTGCGGCACCAGGTTCGCGCCTTCCGCATTGTATTTGCGCACGCGATCGAGCACGCGGCGAAATGCGGTCGGATCGTTGTCGGTCTGCGCCATCGCGAATGTGATCGGCAAGCCGGTTTCCGTCGAGAGCTTGATCATCCATTCCATCGTCGCGTCGGCGCCCACCATGTCCGACGCCATCTCGAACACGCCGTGACCGACGTCGCCCATCGCGCGCCCGATTCCGAGCAGCTCCGCCTCGCTGGCGAACGTGCCCGGCACCAATTCCTTGTTTTTCGCGCGATGCAGCATGGTCCGCGACGTGGTGAATCCGAGCGCGCCGGCCTTTAGCGCATCCCGCACCAATGCCGCCATCTTCGCGATGTCATCGGGCGTCGCTTCCTCGTTGTGCGCGCCTCGCTCGCCCATCACATACGTCCGCAGCGAGCCGTGCGGCATCTGCGTGCCGACGTCGAGGACACGCTTCATCTTCTCGATCGCGTCCATGTACTGCGGGAACGATTCCCAGTTCCACTTGATTCCTTCCGACAGCGCCGTGCCCGGAATGTCCTCGACGCCCTCCATCAGGCCGATCAGAAATTCCTCCTGCCCGCGCTGCACCGGTGCGAAGCCGACACCGCAATTCCCCATCACGATCGTCGTCACGCCGTGCCAACTCGACGGACTCAAGTATGGATCCCACGTCACCTGGCCGTCGTAGTGCGTGTGAATGTCAACCCATCCGGGTGCGACTAGCAGTCCCGCTGCGTCGATTTCGCGCCGCGCTGCGCCAGCCTTGCCGCCGACGCTCGTGATGATGCCGTCGTCGATCGCGACGTCGCCGACGAACGCGGGCGCGCCGCTGCCGTCGACAATTTTGCCATTTCGAATTACCAGGTCATGCATCGCTCAGCTCCTCTCGTTCCACTCGTTCGGTCGATGCGAAGGATTTCAGTGACTCGCGTTTTACCAAACGTTCGGTCGATAAACGCGAAAGGGCAGCCCGATCGCACGGACTGCCCTTCGCTTCATTGTTCTAACGAAAACAAATCAGGCAGCTTCCGCCTTGATGCCGTTGAGCTTCTTCAGCTCCGGCATAACTTCCTTGGCGAACAGGTGCAGGCTCTTCTCCGCGTCATCGTACGGCATGCCCGCGTAGCTGAAGACGCCAGTGTAATGATCGGCGCCGACCTTCCGCCGAATCTCGTCGATCTTGTTGAAGCACATGTCAGGCGTGCCCCAAACCTGCAGGTTCAGGAAGTACTCGATCGACGCGTCGGTGTTGCCGCCGAGGCTCTTCGCCATCTGCTCGTAGTACTCGTAGCCCTTGGCCTTGCCGAAATGCTCGCTCGCCATCTCATAGTGGCGCAGCGCCGTCTGCCAGTAGCCGCCGATATACTTGACCGCCATCTCACGCGCGCGATCGGCGCTCTTGTCGCAGAAGGTCCAGCCCGCCGCGATCGTCGGCAGCGGCTCGCCGCCGTTTACCTGCTTGTAGATTTGGCGATACTCGCCCAGTTCCTGCGCGACCGCTTCCCACGGCTTCTGCGGGATGATCAGGATGCCGACGCCGAGCTTCGCCATGATGCGCGAGGATTCGGGCGATACCGCGGCGGCGTAAGTGCGGCCCTTGAACGACTTGAACGGCTTGGGCCGGATGTCGCGGCGCGGCTGCTTGATATACTTGCCGTCGTACTCGCAGTAGCCCTTCTCGAGGCCCGCGAGCAGCATCTCGGTTGATTCGATAAAGCGCTCGCGCGATTCGCCAAGCGGAACGCGGAAGCCTTCGAACTCGATTCGCGCAAGGCCGCGGCCAAGTCCGAGAATCATGCGGCCGCCCGACTGATGATCGACGACGGAGACTTGCTCGGCAACCCGCATCGGGTCATGCCACGGCATCACGACGACCATCGAGCCAAGCTGGATCGTCTTGGTGCGGCCGGCGTAGTAGGTCAGAAATTGCAGGACGTCCGGGCACATCGTGTAGTCATCGAAATGATGCTCGACGCTCCAGATCGAATCGAATCCGAGCGGCTCGTACATATCGCCGATTCGCAGCTCGCGTTGATAAACCTCGACGTCCGAGCGTTCATTCATTGGGTTTTGAAAAATTACAGCGCCGCCGACTTTCATCTTTAAGAGCCTCCGTGTGCCGGAACTACGGTCGTCCGTCTGGACGTACCAGTGTTGGCTTGAATAACATCACATACCAATCGTTCAGGAATAAAGCAAAGCGCGAATCCGCGGCGAAATTTCAGGATTTCGCGGTTCGAGTCGAGAAGTCGCCATGATCAGATGATCAACGGCAGCTGACTGAGAACTGCCTCGACCGGATATCCTTACCGACGCACGCCCGCTCCCGCGCGGGCGTCGATGGTGTCCTAATTTGAAATTGCTACACGCTCGCGCCTGTGCCGCGAATCTGAGATCATGGGGACATGCCCGGTTCCAGAAAACGCCAGAACCCATCGGATGTCAATCAGATCGCCGCCATAAGACGCCGTGGCCGGTGAACTGCCAGTCGAGGATGCGGGCAAGAATCCTGCTGCGGTCGCGCTCGGGCGACTCGGTGGTCTAAAGGGCGGAAAAGCGCGTGCAAAGAAGCTAACTGCGCGTAAACGGTCGCAGATTGCTAAAAAAGCGGCTCTTGCACGGTGGGAAAGCTGAATTTTGTTTGCATTAGTCCCTATATTTGGAGTATGTAATATCGTATGTGATATCACATGACGCTCAAACAAGTCGGGCGGTTGAGGGTGCGGGTTGGCAATTTGCGGCGAACAAGAGACGTGAAGAGCCGCGAGATGGTGCGTCTAGCCAAGGCAATCGGCAGAGAACCGGACAATCGTACAGGTAAAGAACCGACTTACGTTCACTCAGAATTGGGGGATCGCAGACCACTATCGATTCCGAATCATCCAACGTTGGCTCCAGGCACGAAGAATAATATCTTGGACGATTTGGAAGGCGACCTAGACGCTTATGAAGAAATCCTTACTCAAAAAATCACGACAACAAACGGCAAGCTCCGCTAAAAATCGCCCTCAGGACTATCTGAAGTTGCCTTACGCTAGAATCTTGATTCCTGAGGAAGACGGCGCATTTTCGGCTGAAGTATTAGAATTCCCCGGTTGTTATTCTCAAGGCGACAACGCTGGAGAGGCGTTTGAAAACTTAGAGAAGGCAGCGGTGGCGTGGATCGAGGCGTGTCAGGAACTCGGACAAGAAATACCGCCTCCGTCCTCGAATCAGGGTTACGGAGGAAAAATCGCGCTCAGACTTCCACGAGGATTGCATCGGTTAGCAGCACATAAAGCAGAGCGGGATAGGGTCAGTTTAAATCAATGTCTCGTTACTGCAATCGCGGCTTGGGTGGGCGCAGACAATTTGTATGAGAGAATTACACACAAAATAGAAATGAACTTTGTGCAAATGACGAATTATGTTCAGATCACCGCTTTGTGGGGCCCAGGGAATCCTTCATGGGGACCAGTTAGTCCGTGGATTATGAATGCCACGAACGTGACTCCAAATCTCGCGTCGATGTATCCGGCTGGTTTGGTTCCGGCAGTAGCTCCGGTCGAGATGCCGAAGAAGCAATGGGTCACCTCTGGAGAGATTAATGGCTGAGCCAACCCAATACGTTTTTGCACACAAAGAAATTGCCGGAATTCTGGTTCAAAAGCAGGGACTCCATGAAGGCTTTTGGACGTTGGGCTTTCAACTTGGGATGGGCAACACAATCGCACCTTCGCTAACGGGCGGCGATCCAGTCCCGGCAGTAGTTGTTTCAATTCTTGCGGTAGCCTTGCAAAAAGCCGAAAAGGATGGCCCGATGACCGTAGATGCAGCGAAAGTAAATCCGGTCAAGAAATAACGCGACGCGAATAGCTTCCAAGCTCAAGCCCATGACTTAGGTGTTATGGGGCTTTGTGGCGTACTACGGCGCGATCAAGCGGGCGTTTGAAGGCGATGTTGATTACGCTCAGATTCACAAAGTATTCGCGTCCGAACTGAATACCGGACGCGGGCGCTATTCTCCGCCGGTCATGGTGGAATGCGGGCGCGAGGAACTAATCGGATCGCCCGATCCTGACCATATCTCGACCAGCTATGTTGAACGTCAGAATTTGACGATCAGGATGCAGAATCGGCGTTTCAAGCGCCTGACCAATGCGTTCAGCAAGAAGCTGACAAATCTCAAGGCGTCGGTCGCCTTGCATTTCGCCCATTACAATCTCTGCCGCATTCACAAGACGCTGCGCATGACGCCCGCGATGGCGGCCAATATCAGCGATCAACATTTGGACGATCGAGGAATTGATCGAGCGGGCGTCAAATTAGGACACTACCCGGCCGTCACCCCGCGGTTGCCGAGCGGCGGTCGAGTCGAGTAGTTTTCCACGGATGCCGGAGGCGATTGATTCGCCAAGCCCGGCGATTGCCCAACACGAGGAGAGATGACTTCGATGATGACCGGTGAACAGTACAAGCGATCGCTCAACGACAACCGCGAGACCTACTTCGAGGGCGAGCGCGTTCGCGATCTCGTGACCCATCCGCTGCTCGGCGCCTGCGTCTCACGAATCGCCGCCGGTTACGATCATTTCTATTCGCCGCAGCCCGGCGCGGTCAGCGCGCTGATGGCGATACCGCATTCGGCGAACGAGCTGCGCGACCGGATTCCGCTGCTGCACGAGGCCGATATCGTCGCCAACGTCACCTACCAGTCGATCATGACGCTCACCACCGCGTCGATCCGAATCGCCGACAAGCTGCCGCAATATGCCGAGCGGATTCGCAATTACGTGCAGGGCGCGCAGCGCCGCGACATCCGGATCGTCGAGTGCATCACGGACGCCAAGGGCGATCGCAGCCGCCCGCCGGGCAAGCAGGACGACCCCGACGCCTACACCCACGTGGTCGATCGCCGCCCCGACGGCGTGATCATTCGCGGCGCCAAGCTGCACATCACCGGCGCCTCGATGTGCCACGAGCTGATGGTGATTCCGACCAAGGCGATGAAGCCCGGCGAAGAGAGCTACGCGATCGCCTGCGCCGTGCCGGTCAACTCTCCCGGCATCAAGATAATCGACACGACCTTCGCCCCACGCCATCACGACAGCCGCACCTTCCCGGTCTCGGCCAATATCCACATGCCCGAGGGGTTCGTGATCTTCGACAACGTGTTTGTGCCGAACGAGCGAATCTTCCTCGACGGCGAGGTCCAGCAGGCAGCTATCTTCGCGCATTCGCTGGGACTGTGGGAGCGGCTCGGCGGACTCTCGGCGATGGCGGAAGAAGGCGATCAGTTGGTCGGATTCGCGCAGTTGATCGCCGAAGCCAACGGGCTGGCCAATGAAAGCCACGTCAAGGAGAAGATCTCCGAGATGATCATCCATGCCACGCTGGTGCGCGCGGCGCTCGAGGCCGCGATCGGGAATTGCCACGTGACGCCCGAAGGCGCGTTCCCCGACGAGCTATACACCAACGCCGGCAAGTATCACGGCGCCGCGAACTACAACCTGATGGTGCGCCATCTGCACGATATCGCGGGCGGATCGGTGCTGACCGCGCCGTCAGTCGCCGATCTCGAAAACGAAGTCACCGGACCGCTGGTGCGCAAATACATGGGGACGATGAACGGCGTGGACGGCGAGTATCGCGCGCGCTTGTTCCACGCGATTCGCGATTTGACCGCCGATTCCTACGGCGGCTGGAAGGCGGTCACCAACGTGCAGGCCGGCGGCGGGCTCTACGCCCAAAGGATCGTGACGCGCCGCTACTACGATCTCAAAGGCGCCAAGCAGAAGGCGCTCCGCCTGGCCGGAGTCGACGACAAGCCGCAGTCAAACTCCTAGCCGGCCAAGCACGCTCACGGGCTCCGCGCCAGCCCGCGGGAATCGCGCGCGACCCGAGG
This window contains:
- a CDS encoding ABC transporter ATP-binding protein; its protein translation is MNHPWPFFLFRDDKSKAGKAMLVKVENLTKSFRGFTAVENVSFQIEAGEIVGLLGPNGAGKTTTIHMILGLITPSSGRIEIFGKSIATDREEILAQMNFTSPYVAFPYRLTVMENLKIFARLYAVPNPRERIDEMLELFGITELRKKPIARLSSGENTRVGLCKAFMNNPRLLLLDEPTAYLDPEIAWQVKEILLEAQRERGTTILYTSHNMDEVERMCNRIIFLHHGKVIASGSPIEITQAILEEERETPALEEVFMRVVKGKAA
- a CDS encoding amidohydrolase family protein: MHDLVIRNGKIVDGSGAPAFVGDVAIDDGIITSVGGKAGAARREIDAAGLLVAPGWVDIHTHYDGQVTWDPYLSPSSWHGVTTIVMGNCGVGFAPVQRGQEEFLIGLMEGVEDIPGTALSEGIKWNWESFPQYMDAIEKMKRVLDVGTQMPHGSLRTYVMGERGAHNEEATPDDIAKMAALVRDALKAGALGFTTSRTMLHRAKNKELVPGTFASEAELLGIGRAMGDVGHGVFEMASDMVGADATMEWMIKLSTETGLPITFAMAQTDNDPTAFRRVLDRVRKYNAEGANLVPQIPGRPTGMLMGLESSLHPFITHPAYREIAHLPIDERVAKMREPEMRARILAEQPGVKDRMTNYFLTNFAKYFALGDPPNYEPERETSVAARAERQGKTPQELTYELMLERNGRELLYMPFANYSDYNFDALREMLVDPITALGLSDGGAHCGLICDASMPTYLLTHWVRDRSRGERLPIELAVKRQTSDTAKFYGLHDRGVLAAGMKADVNVIDLEGLRLHPPQMVFDLPAGGRRLIQRADGYKFTVVSGEVTFEDGRPTEAMPGKLIRGPQPVPRASA
- a CDS encoding LLM class flavin-dependent oxidoreductase, translated to MKVGGAVIFQNPMNERSDVEVYQRELRIGDMYEPLGFDSIWSVEHHFDDYTMCPDVLQFLTYYAGRTKTIQLGSMVVVMPWHDPMRVAEQVSVVDHQSGGRMILGLGRGLARIEFEGFRVPLGESRERFIESTEMLLAGLEKGYCEYDGKYIKQPRRDIRPKPFKSFKGRTYAAAVSPESSRIMAKLGVGILIIPQKPWEAVAQELGEYRQIYKQVNGGEPLPTIAAGWTFCDKSADRAREMAVKYIGGYWQTALRHYEMASEHFGKAKGYEYYEQMAKSLGGNTDASIEYFLNLQVWGTPDMCFNKIDEIRRKVGADHYTGVFSYAGMPYDDAEKSLHLFAKEVMPELKKLNGIKAEAA
- a CDS encoding type II toxin-antitoxin system HicA family toxin; translation: MTLKQVGRLRVRVGNLRRTRDVKSREMVRLAKAIGREPDNRTGKEPTYVHSELGDRRPLSIPNHPTLAPGTKNNILDDLEGDLDAYEEILTQKITTTNGKLR
- a CDS encoding type II toxin-antitoxin system HicB family antitoxin; translation: MKKSLLKKSRQQTASSAKNRPQDYLKLPYARILIPEEDGAFSAEVLEFPGCYSQGDNAGEAFENLEKAAVAWIEACQELGQEIPPPSSNQGYGGKIALRLPRGLHRLAAHKAERDRVSLNQCLVTAIAAWVGADNLYERITHKIEMNFVQMTNYVQITALWGPGNPSWGPVSPWIMNATNVTPNLASMYPAGLVPAVAPVEMPKKQWVTSGEING
- a CDS encoding 4-hydroxyphenylacetate 3-hydroxylase N-terminal domain-containing protein, whose amino-acid sequence is MMTGEQYKRSLNDNRETYFEGERVRDLVTHPLLGACVSRIAAGYDHFYSPQPGAVSALMAIPHSANELRDRIPLLHEADIVANVTYQSIMTLTTASIRIADKLPQYAERIRNYVQGAQRRDIRIVECITDAKGDRSRPPGKQDDPDAYTHVVDRRPDGVIIRGAKLHITGASMCHELMVIPTKAMKPGEESYAIACAVPVNSPGIKIIDTTFAPRHHDSRTFPVSANIHMPEGFVIFDNVFVPNERIFLDGEVQQAAIFAHSLGLWERLGGLSAMAEEGDQLVGFAQLIAEANGLANESHVKEKISEMIIHATLVRAALEAAIGNCHVTPEGAFPDELYTNAGKYHGAANYNLMVRHLHDIAGGSVLTAPSVADLENEVTGPLVRKYMGTMNGVDGEYRARLFHAIRDLTADSYGGWKAVTNVQAGGGLYAQRIVTRRYYDLKGAKQKALRLAGVDDKPQSNS